ATTGTTTTATAGGCACATATCCCTTGTTTATTCATATCATAAATCAAAAAATAAAATGGAGAGTTACGATGTTTAGAAAAGATGGAGACTTAGAAAATGTCAATCTTCCATTACGGCCATTTGGTGCAGAAGCACTGTCTGCACCTTATTATTATCAAAGACTTAGAGAATCAGAGGTAAAGGAGTCGAGAGCAAGAGGAGTTTACCTTTTCCCCATTTCAATCAAAGAAATTGGCGGTAATAAATGGGGATATATGAACGAAAAAGGTAAAATTATTCTTCCTCCTATCTATGAGCATGCAGGGGATTTTCAAGATAATGGCTTGGCAATTGTAAGATTACTTGACCTTTCTGGTGTAATCAATTCGAATGGATATTTTATTGTAAAGCCAAAATACGATACTATAAATCCATTTTCCGAGGGGCGTGCAACGGTAATTAATCACCTGGGTTTTAAAGTTATCGATGAAAGTGGGAAGGAAACGACCTCAAAGGTATACTCGTTTATTGGTGATTATAAGGAAGGCCGAGCATTAATCGCAAATACGGATGAACATGGCAAATACTTATATGGGTATTTGAACAGAAGAGGAAAAGAGGTCCTTCCATTAGAGTTCGAGTCTGCCAGTGATTTTCACGAAGGAAAAGCTGTTGTTAAGAATCTAGATGGGTCTTATTCATTAATAGGTCTTGCCGGAAAGATTATTAAAACGTATCCATATGCTTTTGTTGGGAATTATGGGGAAGGACTACTTGCATTTCAAAAAACTGCGGGTGGGAATTTTGGCTATATGGATGAACAAGGGGAAATTGTAATTGGACCACAGTTTTCAGAAGCAAGGCCATTCATTGAAGGCCGAGCAATTGTGAATGTATCCGAGGAGTTTAAAGGACATTACGGTTTAATTGATCGAAATGGCCATTTTATATTAAAGCCACATTATCAAACTATTATAAGCCTTGGTGAAGGCCGAGTGGCAATTGGGAAAGCAATCATCGCAGAAAAACCTTATGTTGGGTCATTATATGCAATTGCGGACATCGATGGGCACATCTTAACTGGATTTATTTATAATGGTCTAACGAAGTTTGTAGAAGGTCGTGCCTCAGCATACAATGAACAATCTACTTTCTTTATTGACATTAACGGCAAAAGGATCGAAAGTCTTCCAACTGTTCTTGGAAGCGGTGAATTGCATTTTGACAAAACATTAATCAAGGCTGAAGTTGACTTTCGACTTCAATATTTTACTAATAAGTCAGAGGTAGTCTGGGAGCAAAATCAATTAATTCCTTTAAATAGCCAGTATTCTGTAATTGAAAAAAAATACAAGCCGAATAAGGATTATTTAGTTTTTTATCCGCAAGTAATGGGAATGCAGTGTAAAGAGGCTCAAATGAAGGTAAACCAGGATTTAAAGGATTTTTCTGCTGTTAAAGTTGTACCAACCCAAAAACAACTTGATTCTAGTTATACTGGAGATTTTGAAGTAACCTACTATCAAAAAAATCTTTTAGTGATTGAAAAAACAGGATACGACTATCCATTTGGAGCTGCCCACGGTATGCCTTTAAAAAAATTTGCCCATATTGATCTGAATACGGGGCCATTTTATCAACTAAACGATTTGTTTAAGGACCATAGTCAATATGTAAAAACGATCAGTCACATTATTGCAGATCAAATCCAAAGCAATGAAAAGTATTCTTATATTTTTCTAGATAGGTACAAAGGAATTAGAGAGGACCAACCTTTTTTTATTACTGAAGGTGCTTTGAATCTTTATTTTAATCCATATGAAATAGGTCCATATGTTGCTGGGTTTCCGACCTTTACAGTACCGTTTGAGGAGATAGCCGATTTACTAAATCAGGAGGGGAATTTTTGGAAGTCATTTAATTAATTGTGATAGGTGTAATCTGTTTTTACTTGATTTGCGCATTCAAAAAATAATGAAGTGTGACCGACTCGGTTACGCTTCATTATTTATGTCAATTAAAATGATTAACCCGACAGTCTTTATAAAAGTCTGATCCTGTATTCACAGTATTCATCACCATTTACGTTGCACTTAACCTCATGGACCACTACCTTTCCCTCATAAAAGCGCGAGATCGCTCCTTCCAAAATGGCCCCCTCCAGATCACAGGTCATATTGCCTTGATGAACAGGCAGTCCTTTGCAAAAACAATCCTGAATCGCAATGTGAACTTCATTCTCTTTTGAGTCAATAATCATGGGAATTCCGATTTTTAATTCCTCGAAGATTGCCAAGGCATCCTCAATCGAATGGACAGGTAAACTCTGTCCAATTTTTCTGCCGACAGTAATCGTGGTGCTTTTGCCTCTCATTGGTAAACCCTGGTACATTCCAATTAATCTTACTGATCTGAACAATTCCAAAGGAACCGAATTACCTAAAGTCTTTCGGTCAATGTTTTTCATATCCTCATATGTAAATAAATCCATTTCGGGTATTACACTCCTTTGTTGTCATGATTTGTGAATATTCTATTTTCATTTTTGCAAAAGAAAAATTGAATAACCTTGATCTAAATCAATTTTTTTCAACATTGGGAACTATAAACTTAAATCTATAGATAGAGAAGGGGGAATCGGTAATTAGACCGATTTTAAAACCAACATGAATACATCGCTTATTCAGCAATTCCAAACATCGATTATCATATTAGATACTGATTATGTGATAACATTTGCAAACCCAGCTTTTATTGAAGAGAGTGGATACGCTGAGTCCGAGTTATTAGGGAGAAATGCTAATGACTTTTTAATGGGTTTGGGATCCATTTCTGAAAATATGAATGGAGAGATTTTCATAAAGACTAAAAGTGGTGAACAAGCACCAAAGTGGATGGAAATTAACCATTTTAGTCCTATGAAAGATAACCATTATATTGGATTAATCTTATTAGACGTTCAATTGTCAGGAGTAGATCCTTTAACGAAGCTACCAAATCGTTATTTTTTTTACAGGTATTTAAACAAGGCCATCAATAAAGCAAAAGTAGAAAACACATTTTTGGCGCTGCTCTATATTGATTTAGACCGATTTAAATTTATTAATGATACACTCGGCCATACATATGGAGATCTTTTGTTAAAAGAGACATCTACTCGACTAAAAGAGTGTGAAGGAACAAAGAATATGGTTGCTCGAATGGGTGGAGATGAATTTATTTATTTAGCCCTCGATTTAAAGGACGAAGCAGAGGCAGATGAATTGGGGATGCAAATCCTAGAAGCCTTTACTAAACCATTCCAATTAAAGGAATTAGAAATTCATATTTCTCCAAGCATTGGAATTAGTATCTTTCCGTATGATGGCGATGAAATCGAAGCACTTATTTCAAACGCTGATTCAGCCATGTATCGAGCGAAAAAAAGTGGCAAGAACAAGATTGAAAAGGCACAGATTGATAGTAGTGCTGGAGCATTTGAAAAACTAATGGTTGAAAATGATTTGCATAATGCTCTTTTAAAAAATGAGCTACTACTTTATTTCCAGCCACAAATCGATTTAGATCATAATAAGATTATTGGAATGGAAGCATTGATTAGGTGGAACCATCCAGACATGGGTATCATTTCCCCAGGAGAATTTATTCCAATTGCGGAGGAATCAGGGTTGATCCTTCCGATTGGTGATTGGGTTATGAGGGAAGCATGTTTAAAGATTAAAGAGTGGATGGATGTGGGTCAAGGAGTCCGTATTTCGATAAATCTTTCTGCGAGGCAATTTTTACAAAATGATTTAGTAGAAAAGTTTCAACATTTAATAGATGAATTGCAGATACCACCAAACCTCTTGGAGATAGAAATAACAGAAAGTATGATCATGTACAATATGGACTCTGCTACAGATATCCTTAATCGGATAAAAAAGTTAGGAGTGCATATTGCGATTGATGATTTTGGCAAGGGATACTCTTCATTAAATTATTTGCAGAAGTTTCCTTTGGATACGCTGAAAATAGACCGATCGTTTATTTTTGATATTGATTCGAACCCAAGCAGTAAAGCATTAACGCATGCAATTTCTAATTTAGGTCATGCGCTCGATATGAAGGTTATTGCTGAAGGAGTAGAGACTAAAGATCAATTAAATCATGTGGAAAAATTAAAATGTGACGCTGTTCAAGGTTTTTACTTTAGCGTCCCACTCACCGAATTAGAGGCAGATCAATTTTTATTACATTATAAAGGAGATAGAGCAGAATGAGTAATTTTGAATTTGATGGAAAAAGAGCAATCATGGATGTTCGTGAAAGAGTTTTAAAAGGTGAACACCCACGACAAGAAATCATGCAATTTGTAAAAGAATCACCTGTTGGAACTATTTTTGAAATTCATTTACCACATCGTGGTGAACCACTAATTGGAGGTTTGGAGTCATTAGGCATGAATGTAATTGTAAACGAGATCGAACCAATGCATTATCGTCTTATGGCTGTAAAGCTGAACGAATTTTAATCTGATTTTACATCTGCAAGAAGTTTGAGTCGATCAAATTCAAGAATCTTGATATTCCTACGCCCATCCGTATTGATGAGCTTTTGGGACATGAATGATAAAAGCTTTCTGCTGATGGTCTCAGGGGTTGTTCCAATGAAACTAGCCAAGTCCTTTTTGGAAATAGGCAAGGTGAATTCACCTTTTTGAGCTTTCATTTTATCATGGAAAAGGAGCAGTGCTCTAGCAAGACGCTGTTCCACTTCCATTAGTCCAAGGAAACCGACTGATTCGTCTGCTTCATAAAGGCGATCATTTACAGCAAGAAGGAAACGGAATGACATTTCTGAATGGCTTTCCATCATTTTAAGAAAATCCTTTTTATCAATCGAACAAATAACCGTTTTCCCTAAAGCTTCTGCGTTTGCATAATGTTTTTCATTTCTAAGTAAAGCGAATAAACCGAAAAAGTCACCAGGAAACAACACTCGAACAATTTGTTCTTTTCCTTCCGCAGACATTTTCGTTAACTTAATTAGGCCCTCTTTAACAACAAATAATGTCTCAGACCTTTCCCCATCTCGAAAAATAAACTCACCTTTTTGAAAGTCATGACTACGTGTTACTTTTTGCAACAATTGGAGATCAATTTCGTTCATCCCTTTAAAAACGGGTACTGACGTAATACATGAGGATTCAGAAGAACAACAATGTTCACATTGCATTAACAATCACTTCCTTGTAAGCATTTTCATAATTGCTTTATTGTATCTATTTTACACTATGCGTGTAGTGATTTTAATCAATTGATTTTAGTTTAATTGATTTGCATCAATTTTATTTTAAACCAATCCAATTAAAATAAAAGGACAAATAAGAAACAAGAGGTGTATCTTATGTCAGTAAATTGTTTAATTGCTTACTGTAGCATGTCCGGAAATACTGAAGAGATTGCGGAAACGATTGGTGAAGGTATTCGCAAAGCAGGAGCAAATGTGGATATTAAAGATATTTTAATGGTCGATGTTAAAGACCTCCTAGATTATGATGGCATTCTATTGGGTGCTTATACATGGGGCGATGGGGATTTACCCGATGAGTTTTTAGATTTCTATGATGACATGGATCAGATAAGCCTAAAAGGGAAAAAAGCTGTGGCATTTGGGTCATGTGACTCTTCCTACGAGCATAGAGGAGGAGCAGTTGATAGATTAACGGAAAAATTAGTGGAGTTAGAAGCGGATCTAGTTTTAACTGGCCTCAAAATTGATTTATCACCAACGGAAGCTGAAAAGGAACAATGTGTTCAATTTGGCATAGACTTTGTTGAAAAAGTCGGACTGGGGGACTAATAAAAATGGGCAGCATTCAAATGGCATTAAATGATATCGCTTGTTCTAGCTGCATCGTGAAAATTAAAAAGGATATAAAAAGAAAACATGGCATTGAAAAGGTGAAGATTATTTCAGGTAGCGGAAACCTTCAAATTAATTATAATGAAAATGTCATTAACAAAGAGGAAATTCACCATCTAATTAATAAAATGGCTCTTCGAATGTTTGATTAATAGTGTTACAGGCCTGCTCTGGTATATAGGGTAGGCTTTTTTTATGGTAATGATTATTATAGCCTCCTCTGTTAAATAATAAGGAAAATAGTATGGGAGGTTCTACTTTGGATCATATTCAAGATGATAAATTCGAAGAATCCTTTCTTCCGATGACCTCGACCGGAAGTGGAAAGGGATTAGAAATTTTACCTGATGTTTATTGTTATACAAATAAGATTGTTAACCTGTGTTTTATCGGTCATCAAAATAATGATTTTGTTTTAGTTGATGCGGGTATGCCCAAATCGGCCGAAGAGATTATGAATGCTGTCAGAGAGCGATTTGGAGAAAATGCTCAGCCAAAGGCAATTGTAATAACACACGGACATTTTGACCATGTTGGATCCATTGTCGAGTTACTAGAGCACTGGAATGTTCCGGTATATGCTCATATGTTAGAAATACCGTATTTAACAGGTAAAGAAAATTACCCGCCGGGTGACCCAACTGTTGATGGAGGACTTGTCTCCGAATTGTCGCCATTTTTTCCGAATCACGGGATAAATATCAGTGCTCATGTAAAAAGACTCCCCGACGATGGAACCATTCCGAATATGCCAGGATGGAAATGGATTCATACACCGGGGCATACGCCAGGACATATCTCGCTATTTCGTGAAGAAGACCGGACTCTACTTGCTGGAGATGCATTTGTAACTGTTAAACAGGAATCTTTGTATAAAGTGATGGTGCAAGAACAAGAAATTAGCGGGGCACCGAAATATTTCACTACCGATTGGAAAGCGGCCTTTGAATCGGTAAAAATGATAGCTGCATTAAAACCGTATACAGCTGTAACAGGGCATGGGTTACCAATGAGCGGTGAGATTTTAAAGAATAGCTTGAGATACTTAGTGGACCATTTTGCCGAAATTGCTATTCCAGAAAACGGGCGTTATGTGAATTAAAAGGGAATACATACTTTGGAATATTCTTGATTTTTTCAAAAGAAAGTATTGACATGAAATTTTTCAAGTTGTATAGTGATAAACATATTAATAATAATACTTCTTATCAAGAGAGGTTGAGGGACTGGCCCTACGATACCTCGGCAGCGGACTATTTTGCACCGTGCCAAATCCAGCAAGCATATGCTTGAAAGATAAGGAGAGGAATTAGATCGTGTTTTTCTAACCTCTTCTTAGTTGAAGGGGTTTTTTATTTTCTAAAAATACCCATTCATGGATGGGAGATTTTTTTGAAAATAAAGCATACTAAATCGATTGGAAAAATAGATTTATAAAAAACCGAATAATATTTCTTATCAAGAGAGGTGGAGGGAATGGCCCTATGATACCTCGGCAGCGGACTCAGGAATGAGTACTGTGCCACATCCATCAAGCAATATGCTTGGCAGATAAGAAGAGTGCTTATGAAACCCTCTTCTTTGTTTGTCAAGAAAAGGGTTTTTATTTTGTGAAGAAATAAGGAGGGGAAAAACGTGATTGAGTTTAAAAGTGTTGCAAAGGTGTATGAGAGTGGAGGTCAAAAGGTTAATGCACTTAATGGTATTGATCTAACGATAAAGAAAGGGGAAACATTTGGGGTTATTGGCTTTAGTGGGGCAGGAAAAAGCTCACTTATACGATGTGTAAATTTATTGGAGCGACCAACCTCTGGTAGCGTCATTGTTGATGGAAATGATCTAACTACTCTTTCGCAAAAGGAAATCCGTGAAGCGAAGCGGAATATCGGTATGATTTTTCAGCATTTCAATCTTTTAAATTCGAAAACAGTTTATAACAATGTTGCAATGCCATTGATTCTGGCTAAAGTACCAAAGGATGAAATTCAAAAACGAGTATATGAACTGCTTGAGTTTGTAGGTTTGGCAGATAAAGCAGAAAAATACCCTGATCAACTTTCGGGTGGGCAAAAACAGCGTGTCGGAATTGCACGGGCACTTGCAACAAGACCATCGATTCTGCTGTGTGACGAAGCTACTTCTGCTCTTGACCCACAAACAACCAGCTCCATTCTGCAACTGCTAAAGAAAATTAATCGAGAGTATAAGATTACGATTCTGATCATTACCCATGAAATGGCAGTAATCAGGGAAATATGTGATCGGGTTGCTGTTATTGAAGCAGGGAAAATTATTGAGGAAGGAACTGTCTTCCAAGTATTTTCGGCACCAAAAACACAAACATCTAAGAACTTTGTCAGCTCTGTAATGAATGATTCAATTCCTGATTCCATAAAGGAGCTTGTCAAACAGCATGATGGATTACAAAGAATCTATCGCATCAATTTTATTGGGGAATCAGCAGGGCAACCATTACTCTCTGAAATTGCTAAAAAGTTCGACGTCCATATCAATGTGCTTTTTGGAAATATTACGGAGCTTCAGGGAATTCCATTTGGAAATATTATTGTTGAGTTTCAAGGGAATGACAAAGAAATTCAACGAGTCCTCATGTATATCAACCAGAAAGAAGTAACGATAAGGGAGGTGAAATCACATGCTAGTTGATAAACAGCAGATTATTGATGCACTTATTCAGACTCTTCAAATGGTTGGTTTTTCCTTGTTATTTTCAACTGTTTTGGGGCTTCCACTCGGAATTTTACTCGTGGTGACTAGGAAAGGACATTTGTTAGAAAACCTACATATATTCAATGTTTTAAATGGAATTATTAATATTTTTCGCTCAGTTCCATTTATCATCTTATTGGTCGCAATTATCCCAGTTACACGTTTAATTGTAGGAACCTCGATTGGGACTGCAGCAGCAGTAGTCCCACTAGTATTTTACGCGGGCCCATATATAGCAAGATTAGTTGAAAACTCTCTTTTGGAAGTAGATCAAGGGGTAATTGAGGCGGCAGAAGCGATGGGAGCTACACCTGCACAAATTATTTTTCGGTTTTTGATTCCCGAAGCATTAGGTTCGCTTGTATTGTCTCTAACAATTGCAACGATTGGTTTAATAGGTGCATCTGCCATGTCTGGAGCAGTTGGCGGCGGTGGATTGGGTGATTTAGCCATTACATATGGATACCAGCGGTTTGATACCAAAGTTATGCTCATTACCGTTGGGATGCTGATTGTAATGGTTCAAGGCTTGCAATCTTTAGGAAATATTTTATCAAAAAAAATTCGTAGACGATAATTAGGAGGAAACCATCATGAAAAAATTAGTATTAGCTATTATTGTTTTATGTTTATCAATCTTTTCCGCAGCATGCTCTTCGCAATCAACTGCAAAAGCGAAGGACGTTACCGTGAAAATTGGCATTAGTGGCTCTGACAATGGTATTTGGGATTATATTTCGAAAAAGGCGAAAAAAGAAGGTATTAATATTAAAATTGTATCTTTCTCTGATTATGTTCTACCCAATACAGCCTTAGCTGATGGGGAAATTGATGCAAATGCTTTTCAAACCAATGCATACTTTTTTGCCTTTATAAAAGAGCATAATTTAGACTTGGCCCCTATTGGTACAACAGTCATTGCCCCAATGGGTATTTATTCGAACAAGCATAAAGATGTTAAGGATATTCCAGACGGAGGAAAAATCGCGGTACCAAATGATGTTACAAATGAAGGTAGGGCACTTTTATTGCTCCAAGAAGCGGGATTAATTACTTTGCCAAAAGACTTTGATGGTAGTGGAACAGTAGAACAGATTATAAGTAATCCAAAACATCTAAAAATCGTCCCAGTTGTGGCTGGGCAAACACCACGTGTACTACCAGATGTAGCCGCATCAATCATTAATAATGGAATTGCAGTAGACGCTGGTTTTAATCCTGTTAAAGATTCTAT
The Neobacillus sp. PS3-40 genome window above contains:
- a CDS encoding WG repeat-containing protein, giving the protein MFRKDGDLENVNLPLRPFGAEALSAPYYYQRLRESEVKESRARGVYLFPISIKEIGGNKWGYMNEKGKIILPPIYEHAGDFQDNGLAIVRLLDLSGVINSNGYFIVKPKYDTINPFSEGRATVINHLGFKVIDESGKETTSKVYSFIGDYKEGRALIANTDEHGKYLYGYLNRRGKEVLPLEFESASDFHEGKAVVKNLDGSYSLIGLAGKIIKTYPYAFVGNYGEGLLAFQKTAGGNFGYMDEQGEIVIGPQFSEARPFIEGRAIVNVSEEFKGHYGLIDRNGHFILKPHYQTIISLGEGRVAIGKAIIAEKPYVGSLYAIADIDGHILTGFIYNGLTKFVEGRASAYNEQSTFFIDINGKRIESLPTVLGSGELHFDKTLIKAEVDFRLQYFTNKSEVVWEQNQLIPLNSQYSVIEKKYKPNKDYLVFYPQVMGMQCKEAQMKVNQDLKDFSAVKVVPTQKQLDSSYTGDFEVTYYQKNLLVIEKTGYDYPFGAAHGMPLKKFAHIDLNTGPFYQLNDLFKDHSQYVKTISHIIADQIQSNEKYSYIFLDRYKGIREDQPFFITEGALNLYFNPYEIGPYVAGFPTFTVPFEEIADLLNQEGNFWKSFN
- a CDS encoding V4R domain-containing protein, with the protein product MDLFTYEDMKNIDRKTLGNSVPLELFRSVRLIGMYQGLPMRGKSTTITVGRKIGQSLPVHSIEDALAIFEELKIGIPMIIDSKENEVHIAIQDCFCKGLPVHQGNMTCDLEGAILEGAISRFYEGKVVVHEVKCNVNGDEYCEYRIRLL
- a CDS encoding EAL domain-containing protein encodes the protein MNTSLIQQFQTSIIILDTDYVITFANPAFIEESGYAESELLGRNANDFLMGLGSISENMNGEIFIKTKSGEQAPKWMEINHFSPMKDNHYIGLILLDVQLSGVDPLTKLPNRYFFYRYLNKAINKAKVENTFLALLYIDLDRFKFINDTLGHTYGDLLLKETSTRLKECEGTKNMVARMGGDEFIYLALDLKDEAEADELGMQILEAFTKPFQLKELEIHISPSIGISIFPYDGDEIEALISNADSAMYRAKKSGKNKIEKAQIDSSAGAFEKLMVENDLHNALLKNELLLYFQPQIDLDHNKIIGMEALIRWNHPDMGIISPGEFIPIAEESGLILPIGDWVMREACLKIKEWMDVGQGVRISINLSARQFLQNDLVEKFQHLIDELQIPPNLLEIEITESMIMYNMDSATDILNRIKKLGVHIAIDDFGKGYSSLNYLQKFPLDTLKIDRSFIFDIDSNPSSKALTHAISNLGHALDMKVIAEGVETKDQLNHVEKLKCDAVQGFYFSVPLTELEADQFLLHYKGDRAE
- a CDS encoding amino acid decarboxylase — translated: MSNFEFDGKRAIMDVRERVLKGEHPRQEIMQFVKESPVGTIFEIHLPHRGEPLIGGLESLGMNVIVNEIEPMHYRLMAVKLNEF
- a CDS encoding Crp/Fnr family transcriptional regulator, whose product is MQCEHCCSSESSCITSVPVFKGMNEIDLQLLQKVTRSHDFQKGEFIFRDGERSETLFVVKEGLIKLTKMSAEGKEQIVRVLFPGDFFGLFALLRNEKHYANAEALGKTVICSIDKKDFLKMMESHSEMSFRFLLAVNDRLYEADESVGFLGLMEVEQRLARALLLFHDKMKAQKGEFTLPISKKDLASFIGTTPETISRKLLSFMSQKLINTDGRRNIKILEFDRLKLLADVKSD
- a CDS encoding flavodoxin — protein: MSVNCLIAYCSMSGNTEEIAETIGEGIRKAGANVDIKDILMVDVKDLLDYDGILLGAYTWGDGDLPDEFLDFYDDMDQISLKGKKAVAFGSCDSSYEHRGGAVDRLTEKLVELEADLVLTGLKIDLSPTEAEKEQCVQFGIDFVEKVGLGD
- a CDS encoding heavy-metal-associated domain-containing protein, producing the protein MGSIQMALNDIACSSCIVKIKKDIKRKHGIEKVKIISGSGNLQINYNENVINKEEIHHLINKMALRMFD
- a CDS encoding MBL fold metallo-hydrolase, giving the protein MGGSTLDHIQDDKFEESFLPMTSTGSGKGLEILPDVYCYTNKIVNLCFIGHQNNDFVLVDAGMPKSAEEIMNAVRERFGENAQPKAIVITHGHFDHVGSIVELLEHWNVPVYAHMLEIPYLTGKENYPPGDPTVDGGLVSELSPFFPNHGINISAHVKRLPDDGTIPNMPGWKWIHTPGHTPGHISLFREEDRTLLAGDAFVTVKQESLYKVMVQEQEISGAPKYFTTDWKAAFESVKMIAALKPYTAVTGHGLPMSGEILKNSLRYLVDHFAEIAIPENGRYVN
- a CDS encoding methionine ABC transporter ATP-binding protein — its product is MIEFKSVAKVYESGGQKVNALNGIDLTIKKGETFGVIGFSGAGKSSLIRCVNLLERPTSGSVIVDGNDLTTLSQKEIREAKRNIGMIFQHFNLLNSKTVYNNVAMPLILAKVPKDEIQKRVYELLEFVGLADKAEKYPDQLSGGQKQRVGIARALATRPSILLCDEATSALDPQTTSSILQLLKKINREYKITILIITHEMAVIREICDRVAVIEAGKIIEEGTVFQVFSAPKTQTSKNFVSSVMNDSIPDSIKELVKQHDGLQRIYRINFIGESAGQPLLSEIAKKFDVHINVLFGNITELQGIPFGNIIVEFQGNDKEIQRVLMYINQKEVTIREVKSHAS
- a CDS encoding methionine ABC transporter permease, encoding MLVDKQQIIDALIQTLQMVGFSLLFSTVLGLPLGILLVVTRKGHLLENLHIFNVLNGIINIFRSVPFIILLVAIIPVTRLIVGTSIGTAAAVVPLVFYAGPYIARLVENSLLEVDQGVIEAAEAMGATPAQIIFRFLIPEALGSLVLSLTIATIGLIGASAMSGAVGGGGLGDLAITYGYQRFDTKVMLITVGMLIVMVQGLQSLGNILSKKIRRR
- a CDS encoding MetQ/NlpA family ABC transporter substrate-binding protein, encoding MKKLVLAIIVLCLSIFSAACSSQSTAKAKDVTVKIGISGSDNGIWDYISKKAKKEGINIKIVSFSDYVLPNTALADGEIDANAFQTNAYFFAFIKEHNLDLAPIGTTVIAPMGIYSNKHKDVKDIPDGGKIAVPNDVTNEGRALLLLQEAGLITLPKDFDGSGTVEQIISNPKHLKIVPVVAGQTPRVLPDVAASIINNGIAVDAGFNPVKDSIFHEGATAKPYINIIATRTKDKNNKALKEIVKLYQQKDTAEFIKKQFKGALIPTFVPLSEIGVKN